Proteins from a genomic interval of Pseudanabaena yagii GIHE-NHR1:
- the tsaD gene encoding tRNA (adenosine(37)-N6)-threonylcarbamoyltransferase complex transferase subunit TsaD, with product MPTILAIESSCDETAAAVVCDRQILSSVVSSQIQTHALYGGVVPEIAARQHVETINPAIAQAYRESGKTWSEIDGIAVTTAPGLIGSLMIGVTAAKTLAMLHKKTLIAVHHLEGHICSALLADPTLEPPFLCLLVSGGHSSIILVKDYTDYQVMGKTRDDAAGEAFDKVARLLGLGYPGGPVIDKISSSGNPKAYKLPQGRIPDFPYDSSFSGLKTAVLRLTQKLSPNGEELPIADIAASFQETVAAALATRSIKCAIEHNLSTIVAVGGVAANSALRSRLVTMSAENNIRAIFPPLSLCTDNAAMIGCAGAIHLSRGETSSMGIATRSRLNLEDCQSLYNLT from the coding sequence ATGCCAACTATTCTTGCGATCGAATCTAGCTGTGATGAAACGGCGGCGGCGGTAGTATGCGATCGCCAAATTCTTAGTAGCGTGGTTTCGTCGCAAATTCAAACCCATGCCCTCTATGGTGGCGTTGTGCCTGAGATTGCCGCACGTCAACATGTAGAGACAATTAATCCTGCGATCGCTCAAGCATACCGCGAATCGGGTAAAACATGGTCAGAGATCGATGGAATTGCGGTCACGACAGCCCCCGGTTTAATTGGCTCATTGATGATTGGGGTGACAGCCGCCAAAACCTTAGCGATGCTCCATAAAAAAACTTTAATCGCTGTGCATCACCTTGAAGGGCATATTTGCTCAGCTTTACTTGCTGATCCGACTTTAGAACCACCATTTTTATGCTTATTGGTTTCTGGTGGACATAGCAGCATTATTCTCGTTAAGGACTATACCGACTATCAGGTAATGGGTAAAACCCGTGATGATGCCGCAGGGGAAGCCTTTGATAAAGTGGCACGATTGCTTGGGTTAGGCTATCCGGGGGGACCAGTAATTGACAAAATCTCTAGCTCTGGCAATCCCAAAGCATACAAATTGCCGCAGGGACGAATTCCCGATTTTCCCTATGATTCTAGTTTTAGTGGATTAAAAACGGCAGTATTGCGACTGACCCAAAAGTTAAGCCCCAATGGAGAAGAATTGCCGATCGCTGATATTGCCGCTAGTTTTCAAGAAACTGTGGCAGCAGCTCTGGCAACTCGCTCGATTAAATGCGCGATCGAGCATAATTTATCGACCATTGTGGCGGTTGGTGGTGTCGCCGCCAATAGTGCCTTGCGATCGCGTTTAGTCACCATGTCCGCCGAAAATAATATTCGAGCAATCTTTCCTCCCTTAAGTTTATGCACTGACAATGCGGCGATGATTGGCTGTGCAGGCGCAATCCACCTATCGCGTGGTGAAACCTCATCAATGGGTATTGCTACGCGATCGCGCCTCAATCTCGAAGATTGCCAGAGTTTATATAATCTGACTTAA
- a CDS encoding lysophospholipid acyltransferase family protein: protein MAVDLTRVQPPLKVYPPKPNQFLLKLIRLVTPFWLRGQCGIKQIETRYIDRLVEATKKFQDGKSRYLLAFRHPTTDDPFAMLYLLAYAVPEQAREMGIKLTKTPHSSFVYDRGISFWAGEYINWLFPALGGISIFRGKLDRAALNLIRQQIINGKEPLSMAPEGGTNGKSELVAELEPGIAQIGFWSAEDLLKEGRTEEMLIIPVGIQYEYSAKAWGAIDQTILTIEKECGVTKPEITPDTRYQRLYDLGSYLVQWVSDYYKTFYGSYASTDTTITDTDDLATRVQDLADRILRVAEMNFGIKSKGTAIDRCRRLEQAGWDRIFRNDIKGIAQLSQVERSFADQLALEANYSNWHMKIAESIIGVTSDYVRQHPSPSRYVEVLKLMWSVLQRVTERDPDSVFKETPSFGDRKVIISVAEPLSVSDRLPEYQSSRTAAKECTRKLTEEISNSLNNLIVRSTL, encoded by the coding sequence ATGGCAGTAGATCTGACTCGCGTCCAACCACCTCTTAAGGTTTATCCGCCCAAACCCAACCAATTTTTATTGAAGCTCATACGGCTGGTAACGCCTTTTTGGTTAAGGGGACAATGTGGAATTAAGCAGATTGAAACCCGATATATCGATCGCCTTGTGGAAGCCACTAAAAAATTTCAGGATGGCAAATCGCGATATCTATTAGCTTTTCGGCATCCCACCACAGATGACCCCTTCGCGATGTTGTATCTGCTTGCTTATGCTGTGCCCGAACAAGCACGAGAAATGGGCATTAAGTTAACGAAGACTCCCCATAGCAGTTTTGTATATGATCGCGGGATTTCTTTCTGGGCGGGAGAATATATTAATTGGCTATTTCCAGCACTAGGGGGGATTTCTATATTTCGGGGCAAACTCGATCGCGCTGCCTTAAACCTGATCCGTCAACAAATCATCAATGGCAAAGAGCCTCTTTCTATGGCTCCTGAAGGGGGGACTAATGGCAAAAGTGAACTGGTTGCCGAACTAGAACCGGGCATCGCTCAAATTGGCTTCTGGTCTGCGGAGGACTTGCTCAAAGAAGGGCGTACCGAAGAAATGCTGATTATTCCCGTGGGGATTCAGTACGAATATTCAGCCAAAGCTTGGGGGGCGATCGATCAAACGATTCTTACTATCGAAAAGGAATGTGGTGTTACCAAACCTGAAATTACGCCCGACACACGCTATCAACGCCTCTATGATTTAGGTAGTTATTTAGTACAGTGGGTCAGCGATTATTACAAAACTTTTTATGGCAGCTATGCCAGTACTGATACAACAATCACGGATACCGATGATTTAGCAACTCGCGTACAGGACTTAGCCGATCGCATTTTGCGCGTGGCAGAAATGAATTTTGGCATCAAATCTAAAGGCACTGCGATCGATCGCTGTCGTCGCCTCGAACAAGCGGGATGGGATCGCATTTTTCGTAATGACATCAAGGGTATTGCCCAGTTATCACAGGTCGAGCGTAGCTTTGCCGATCAACTTGCCCTCGAAGCTAACTACAGCAATTGGCACATGAAAATCGCCGAAAGTATTATTGGTGTGACCAGCGACTATGTTCGTCAACATCCTAGCCCTAGTCGCTATGTGGAAGTTTTAAAATTAATGTGGAGCGTGTTGCAGCGTGTCACCGAGCGCGATCCAGATTCAGTTTTTAAAGAAACTCCTAGTTTTGGCGATCGCAAGGTAATTATTTCTGTCGCTGAGCCTCTGTCAGTCTCCGACCGTTTACCTGAATACCAATCCAGCCGCACTGCTGCCAAGGAATGTACTCGTAAACTCACCGAAGAGATTTCCAATTCCCTCAACAACTTAATTGTGCGATCAACGCTTTAA
- a CDS encoding salt stress protein, Slr1339 family: protein MESLESILTDLQNKYTDPDVNKKPESQLKSERSHQDLPGLDIEVKPAANPSSLDRLLEDLRNGVTKAVEVEINVQPMPSSSSAVNHDLQQVEDRQKVKGRQIYEQKAREWLKMIDPLSGEGLWFEEFAKNYPSKLEAAIALIESK from the coding sequence ATGGAATCTCTTGAGTCCATTCTTACGGATCTTCAGAATAAATACACAGATCCTGACGTGAATAAAAAACCTGAGTCTCAGCTTAAATCTGAGCGTTCGCATCAAGATTTACCTGGTCTAGATATTGAGGTCAAACCAGCAGCTAATCCTAGTTCTCTAGATCGCCTATTAGAGGATTTACGCAATGGTGTTACTAAGGCTGTAGAAGTAGAAATAAATGTCCAGCCAATGCCATCTAGCAGTAGTGCCGTTAATCATGATTTGCAGCAGGTAGAGGATCGCCAGAAAGTGAAAGGCCGTCAAATTTATGAACAAAAGGCAAGGGAATGGTTAAAAATGATTGATCCCCTCTCTGGTGAAGGGTTGTGGTTTGAGGAATTTGCCAAGAACTATCCATCCAAGCTAGAAGCCGCGATCGCCTTAATAGAATCCAAGTAA
- a CDS encoding Dps family protein, whose protein sequence is MGKNKEKSADKELSSTINIGISEDDRTAIADGLSRLLADTYTLYLKTHNFHWNVTGPMFNTLHLMFEAQYTELALAVDLIAERIRSLGIPAPGTYSAYAKLTSIPETEGVPKATEMIKLLVEGQEAVVRTARSIFPIAEKANDEPTADLLTQRLQVHEKTAWMLRSLLED, encoded by the coding sequence ATGGGCAAAAACAAGGAAAAATCTGCTGATAAAGAGCTATCCAGCACAATTAATATTGGTATTTCTGAAGATGATCGGACAGCGATCGCAGATGGACTTTCGCGTTTACTCGCTGATACCTATACCCTTTACCTGAAAACCCATAACTTCCACTGGAACGTCACGGGACCAATGTTCAATACCTTGCACCTCATGTTTGAAGCGCAATATACCGAACTTGCCCTCGCTGTTGACCTGATTGCCGAACGGATTCGCTCTCTCGGAATTCCTGCCCCTGGCACATATTCCGCCTACGCTAAGCTCACCTCGATTCCTGAAACTGAGGGAGTACCTAAGGCAACGGAAATGATCAAGTTGCTCGTGGAAGGGCAAGAGGCAGTAGTAAGAACTGCGCGTTCTATTTTTCCGATCGCGGAAAAGGCTAATGATGAACCAACTGCCGATCTATTAACTCAACGCTTGCAAGTCCATGAAAAAACTGCATGGATGCTGAGAAGTTTGCTAGAAGACTAA
- a CDS encoding cob(I)yrinic acid a,c-diamide adenosyltransferase, with product MVAQIKTAQIKANQPKTHHNQTNQPKTNPAVTNSPKTTSLVTPIKGNVQVFIAPHRNLYADIIAQALRVAGQGTQVLLVQLFQAGINQGLSNPRRLVENLEWLRCDAQRDLSNPEIELTDEEKTAVLELWDYAKVVIKSGNAGLVVLDEANLLVARSLITEEELLNVLETRSPKVNIILTGVAMPESIADYADQVTHRRN from the coding sequence ATGGTGGCTCAAATTAAAACGGCTCAGATTAAGGCGAATCAGCCCAAGACTCATCACAACCAGACCAATCAGCCTAAGACTAACCCCGCAGTTACCAACTCACCGAAAACCACATCTCTCGTGACACCAATTAAAGGCAATGTTCAGGTTTTTATTGCGCCCCATCGTAACCTTTATGCTGACATCATTGCTCAAGCGTTGCGGGTAGCAGGGCAAGGGACACAGGTATTACTCGTCCAACTTTTTCAAGCAGGTATTAATCAAGGCTTGAGTAATCCCCGTCGGCTGGTAGAAAATCTCGAATGGCTACGTTGTGATGCTCAGCGCGATCTATCTAACCCAGAGATCGAGTTGACCGATGAAGAAAAGACCGCAGTTTTAGAATTGTGGGACTACGCCAAGGTTGTTATTAAATCTGGTAATGCAGGTTTAGTTGTCCTTGATGAGGCAAATTTGCTTGTGGCGCGATCGCTAATTACTGAAGAAGAGTTGCTCAATGTGCTAGAAACGCGATCGCCTAAAGTGAATATCATTTTGACGGGTGTTGCGATGCCAGAAAGTATTGCTGATTATGCCGATCAAGTTACCCATCGCCGCAATTAA
- a CDS encoding glycosyltransferase: MNNPLFLTGFSIFLLLLQVPATLVLLKRLSTARDRTPPLLPLEATDEALAKQNPNVSIVIPTLNEIERLPTCLEGLRDQAAKEIIIVDSRSQDGTPEYVQKLQKDFPIPLKLITDDPLPEGWVGRPWALHTGFLNSDPTSEWILGIDADTFPQKGLVASFVQKATADNFDIVSLSPKFILKTAGEQWLQPALLITLIFRFGATGDRNQFTEDRVMANGQCFLSKRAKLVEINGYELAKSSFCDDVTLARAAAQKGAKVGFLDGAALMQVRMYISMQETWKEWGRSLDLKDASTPSQTFADCLLLTAVQGLPIPLLIALSIWQPAPSLFINTLFWLNAFLVLIRCLLVFGIRTSYTEVGFWFWLSPLADPFAVIRIWISSVTKPKSWRGRTY, translated from the coding sequence TTGAATAATCCGCTTTTCTTGACAGGCTTCTCCATATTCCTTTTGTTGTTGCAAGTCCCCGCAACCCTTGTACTCCTAAAAAGGCTTAGCACTGCCCGCGATCGCACGCCGCCACTATTACCTCTCGAAGCAACTGACGAAGCATTAGCCAAACAAAATCCGAATGTTTCGATTGTGATACCAACGCTTAACGAAATTGAGCGTTTGCCGACTTGTTTAGAAGGCTTGCGCGATCAGGCTGCTAAGGAAATCATCATCGTCGATAGCCGATCGCAGGATGGCACACCTGAATATGTGCAGAAATTGCAAAAAGATTTCCCGATTCCTTTAAAGCTAATTACCGATGATCCTTTGCCAGAAGGTTGGGTTGGTCGTCCTTGGGCTTTACATACAGGATTTTTAAATAGTGATCCGACTAGTGAATGGATTCTCGGTATTGATGCCGATACTTTTCCACAAAAGGGGCTAGTCGCTAGTTTTGTGCAGAAAGCCACTGCTGACAATTTTGACATTGTTTCCCTCTCGCCAAAATTTATTCTCAAAACCGCAGGCGAACAATGGCTCCAACCTGCATTGTTAATCACCTTGATTTTTAGATTTGGGGCAACAGGCGATCGCAACCAATTTACCGAAGATCGGGTGATGGCAAATGGTCAATGCTTTTTATCAAAACGTGCCAAACTGGTCGAAATCAATGGCTATGAGCTTGCCAAGTCTTCATTTTGCGATGATGTCACCCTTGCTAGAGCCGCTGCTCAAAAGGGCGCAAAGGTAGGATTTCTCGATGGGGCAGCCTTGATGCAGGTACGTATGTATATCTCTATGCAGGAAACATGGAAGGAATGGGGGCGATCACTCGATCTCAAGGATGCCTCAACGCCTAGTCAAACCTTCGCGGATTGTTTATTACTCACTGCGGTTCAAGGGCTACCTATTCCGCTACTAATTGCCCTATCCATCTGGCAACCAGCACCATCATTATTCATCAATACTTTATTCTGGCTCAATGCCTTTTTAGTATTGATCCGATGCTTACTGGTATTTGGTATCCGTACTAGTTATACCGAAGTTGGCTTCTGGTTTTGGCTTTCCCCCCTCGCCGATCCCTTTGCTGTAATTCGGATCTGGATTTCTTCAGTCACAAAACCGAAAAGTTGGCGCGGGCGCACCTATTAA
- a CDS encoding vWA domain-containing protein, whose translation MLDKRDYTLIIDKSGSMSNIDRGTNKSRWEIVKESTLALARKCDQLDPDGITLYLFSGKFKRFDNVSAAKVEQIFQENDPMGGTNLTAVLQDAINNFFQRKKAGQIKTGETILVITDGEPDDRRSVFEVIIEATRRLNTDAELALSFIQVGTDASATDFLKALDDKLQSIGANFDIVDTITLADMEDMTLAEVLLSAIND comes from the coding sequence ATGCTAGACAAACGCGACTATACGCTGATTATCGATAAAAGCGGCAGTATGTCTAATATCGATAGAGGTACAAACAAAAGTCGATGGGAGATTGTCAAGGAATCTACGCTTGCCCTTGCTCGAAAATGTGATCAACTAGATCCCGATGGGATTACGTTGTATTTGTTTTCGGGAAAATTTAAACGCTTTGATAATGTCTCTGCGGCTAAGGTTGAGCAAATCTTCCAAGAGAATGACCCAATGGGTGGGACAAATTTGACCGCAGTTTTGCAGGATGCGATTAATAACTTCTTTCAGCGCAAAAAGGCTGGGCAAATCAAAACAGGAGAAACTATTTTAGTAATTACCGATGGTGAACCCGACGATCGCCGTTCCGTGTTTGAAGTAATTATCGAAGCGACGCGCCGCCTAAATACTGATGCTGAGCTAGCGCTTTCCTTTATTCAAGTTGGTACTGATGCGAGTGCGACCGACTTTTTGAAGGCTCTAGATGATAAATTGCAAAGCATTGGCGCGAACTTCGATATTGTCGATACGATTACGCTGGCTGATATGGAAGATATGACCCTTGCGGAAGTTTTATTAAGTGCAATTAATGATTGA